The following proteins are co-located in the Diaphorobacter sp. HDW4B genome:
- a CDS encoding LysR family transcriptional regulator: MDLRLLQVFKAVVDCGGMSAAELELNIGTSTVSRHVKDLEMRLGLTLCRRGRAGFALTAEGQRVYEETLRLLSSVRGFRDSIDDIHARMGGQLAVAVFDKTASNPAARIGDAIGAFNTLAPDVHLQLHVGSINEIERGVMDGTFQIGIIPTHRSSPSLVYHRLFGESMQLYCGVGHALFGERHDDLDWDAVRDYPFAGLGYHSPNMELTHQAKLTRSATGFDQESIATLILSGRYLGFLPDHYAQMFEATGRMQAIRPELLNYYCDFVSLTRKSPQPSRAAAAFTQCLVDAHA; the protein is encoded by the coding sequence ATGGATCTGCGCCTGCTGCAGGTGTTCAAGGCGGTGGTCGATTGCGGCGGCATGTCGGCGGCGGAGCTGGAGCTGAACATCGGCACCAGCACGGTGAGCCGCCATGTGAAGGATCTGGAGATGCGGCTTGGCCTCACGCTGTGCCGCCGTGGGCGCGCGGGTTTTGCGCTCACCGCCGAAGGCCAGCGCGTGTATGAAGAAACGCTCAGGCTGCTGTCGTCCGTGCGCGGTTTTCGCGACAGCATCGACGACATCCATGCGCGCATGGGCGGGCAACTGGCGGTGGCGGTGTTCGACAAGACGGCGAGCAACCCGGCCGCGCGCATCGGCGATGCCATCGGCGCGTTCAACACGCTCGCGCCCGATGTGCATCTGCAGTTGCATGTGGGCTCGATCAACGAGATCGAACGCGGCGTGATGGACGGCACCTTCCAGATCGGCATCATCCCCACGCACCGCAGCTCGCCGAGTCTGGTCTATCACCGCTTGTTCGGCGAATCCATGCAGTTGTATTGCGGCGTGGGGCACGCGCTGTTCGGCGAGAGGCACGACGATCTCGATTGGGACGCCGTGCGCGACTACCCGTTCGCCGGGCTGGGCTACCACTCGCCCAATATGGAGCTGACGCATCAGGCCAAGCTCACGCGCTCTGCCACCGGCTTCGACCAGGAATCCATCGCCACGCTGATTCTCTCGGGCCGCTATCTGGGCTTTCTGCCAGACCACTACGCGCAGATGTTCGAGGCCACGGGCCGCATGCAGGCGATTCGGCCCGAGCTGCTCAATTACTACTGCGATTTTGTGAGCCTGACCCGCAAATCGCCGCAGCCCAGCCGCGCGGCGGCGGCGTTCACGCAATGCCTGGTGGATGCACACGCGTAA
- a CDS encoding aspartate aminotransferase family protein, with protein sequence MSITTTPDTNTASQAVRTDAAWLDAHWMPFTGNRNFKANPRMIVGAEGAYLRDDKGRKIFDGLSGLWCTGLGHGRREIAEAIGKAALQLDYAPAFQFGHPSSFELANKIKDITPKGLDYVFFTGSGSEAADTSLKMARAYWRLKGQASKTVLIGREKGYHGVNFGGISVGGIGGNRKMYGQGIAADHIPHTQPPAGTFQKGMAEEGGRALADKLLDVIALHDASNIAAVIIEPFAGSAGVVIPPKGYLDRIREICTQNNILLIFDEVITGFGRCGTMTGADAFGVVPDIMNFAKQVTNGAQPLGGCVASKDIYDTFMAAGGPEYMLEFAHGYTYSAHPIACAAGVAALDLLEKEDGPGRVKALAPYFESAVHSLKGVKHIADIRNYGLAAGFTIEHAPGEPAKRPYEIAMKMWELGFYVRYGADTIQLAPPFISERAEIDRLINALGDTIKSVA encoded by the coding sequence ATGAGCATCACCACCACCCCAGACACCAACACCGCATCGCAAGCCGTGCGCACCGACGCCGCCTGGCTCGACGCGCACTGGATGCCGTTCACGGGCAACCGCAACTTCAAGGCCAATCCGCGCATGATCGTCGGTGCCGAAGGCGCCTACCTGCGTGACGACAAGGGCCGCAAGATTTTTGACGGCCTCTCGGGCCTGTGGTGCACGGGCCTCGGCCACGGCCGCCGCGAAATCGCCGAAGCCATCGGCAAGGCAGCGCTGCAACTCGACTACGCCCCCGCGTTCCAGTTCGGCCACCCATCGTCGTTCGAGCTGGCCAACAAGATCAAGGACATCACGCCCAAGGGTCTGGACTACGTGTTCTTCACCGGCTCCGGCTCCGAAGCCGCAGACACCTCGCTCAAGATGGCACGCGCCTACTGGCGTCTGAAGGGCCAGGCCAGCAAGACCGTGCTGATCGGCCGCGAAAAGGGTTATCACGGTGTGAACTTCGGCGGCATCTCCGTCGGCGGCATCGGCGGCAACCGCAAGATGTACGGTCAGGGCATTGCCGCTGACCACATCCCGCACACCCAACCACCGGCTGGCACCTTCCAGAAGGGCATGGCCGAAGAGGGCGGACGCGCGCTGGCCGACAAGCTGCTGGACGTGATCGCGCTGCATGACGCCAGCAACATCGCCGCCGTCATCATCGAGCCCTTCGCCGGTTCCGCTGGCGTGGTGATTCCACCCAAGGGCTATCTCGACCGCATCCGCGAGATCTGCACGCAGAACAACATCCTGCTGATTTTTGATGAAGTCATCACCGGCTTCGGCCGTTGCGGAACGATGACCGGCGCAGACGCCTTCGGCGTGGTGCCCGACATCATGAACTTCGCCAAGCAAGTCACCAACGGCGCACAGCCTTTGGGCGGCTGCGTGGCCAGCAAGGACATCTACGACACCTTCATGGCAGCAGGCGGCCCCGAGTACATGCTCGAATTCGCGCATGGCTATACCTACTCGGCTCACCCGATTGCCTGCGCCGCCGGCGTTGCAGCGCTCGACCTGCTGGAAAAAGAAGACGGCCCAGGCCGCGTGAAGGCCTTGGCACCGTACTTTGAAAGCGCAGTGCACAGCCTGAAGGGCGTGAAGCACATCGCCGACATCCGCAACTACGGACTGGCCGCAGGCTTCACCATCGAACATGCCCCAGGCGAACCCGCCAAGCGCCCTTATGAAATCGCCATGAAGATGTGGGAACTTGGCTTCTACGTGCGCTACGGTGCCGACACCATCCAGTTGGCACCTCCCTTCATCAGCGAGCGCGCAGAAATCGACCGCCTGATCAATGCCCTCGGCGACACCATCAAGTCAGTTGCTTGA
- a CDS encoding CoA-acylating methylmalonate-semialdehyde dehydrogenase gives MNNDKNVTSTVGHLIDGKIVTDTERTQPVFNPATGQSSTNVALASKATVEEAIASAEKAFPAWRNTPPLKRARVMSKLKVLLEENADKIAALITAEHGKVLADAHGELQRGIENVEYASYAPELLKGEHSRNVGPGIDSWSEFQALGVTAGITPFNFPAMVPLWMWPMAVACGNTFVLKPSERDPSSTMLVAQLALEAGLPPGVLNVVNGDKVAVDTLLQDPRVKAVSFVGSTPIAEYIYAEGCKHGKRVQALGGAKNHAIVMPDADIPNAVNALMGAAYGSCGERCMAIPLVVAIGDETADAVIESLKVEIDKMKVGPGTDNSNDMGPLVTKQHFEKVKAYVDSGVAEGAKLVVDGRGVKVAGHEEGYFLGACLFDDVKPGMKIYQEEIFGPVLGVVRAKNLQEAMKLIDDHEYGNGTCIFTRDGEAARYFTDHIQVGMVGVNVPLPVPVAYHSFGGWKRSLFGDLHAYGPDAVRFYTKRKTITQRWPSAGVREGTMFSFPSSK, from the coding sequence ATGAACAACGACAAGAACGTTACTTCTACGGTGGGCCATCTTATTGACGGCAAGATCGTCACGGACACCGAACGTACGCAGCCCGTCTTCAACCCAGCCACCGGCCAATCCTCCACCAACGTGGCTCTGGCCAGCAAAGCCACGGTCGAAGAAGCCATCGCATCGGCAGAAAAAGCCTTCCCCGCATGGCGCAACACCCCTCCGCTCAAGCGCGCCCGCGTGATGAGCAAGCTGAAGGTGCTGCTCGAAGAAAACGCAGACAAGATCGCCGCCCTGATCACCGCTGAACACGGCAAGGTGCTGGCCGATGCGCACGGCGAACTCCAGCGCGGCATTGAAAACGTCGAATACGCGAGCTACGCCCCCGAACTGCTCAAGGGCGAGCACAGCCGCAACGTCGGCCCCGGCATCGACAGCTGGAGCGAGTTCCAGGCCCTCGGCGTGACGGCAGGCATCACCCCGTTCAACTTCCCCGCCATGGTTCCGCTGTGGATGTGGCCCATGGCCGTCGCTTGCGGCAACACCTTTGTGCTCAAGCCTTCGGAGCGCGATCCATCGAGCACCATGCTCGTCGCCCAACTGGCACTGGAAGCCGGTCTGCCACCAGGCGTGCTGAACGTCGTGAACGGCGACAAGGTCGCAGTGGACACCCTGCTGCAAGACCCACGCGTGAAGGCCGTGAGCTTTGTGGGCTCCACTCCGATCGCTGAATACATCTACGCCGAAGGCTGCAAGCACGGCAAGCGCGTGCAAGCTCTGGGCGGCGCGAAGAACCACGCCATCGTCATGCCCGACGCCGACATCCCGAACGCCGTCAACGCCTTGATGGGCGCGGCCTACGGCAGCTGCGGCGAGCGCTGCATGGCGATCCCGCTGGTCGTCGCCATCGGTGACGAAACCGCTGACGCCGTGATCGAAAGCCTGAAGGTCGAAATCGACAAGATGAAGGTCGGCCCCGGCACCGACAACAGCAACGACATGGGCCCGCTGGTCACCAAGCAGCACTTCGAGAAGGTGAAGGCGTATGTGGACTCCGGTGTCGCCGAAGGGGCCAAGCTGGTGGTCGATGGCCGCGGCGTGAAGGTCGCCGGTCACGAAGAAGGCTACTTCCTCGGCGCCTGCCTGTTCGACGACGTCAAGCCCGGCATGAAGATCTATCAAGAAGAAATCTTCGGCCCCGTGCTTGGCGTGGTGCGCGCCAAGAATTTGCAGGAAGCGATGAAGCTCATCGACGACCACGAGTACGGCAACGGCACCTGCATCTTCACGCGCGACGGCGAAGCCGCTCGCTACTTCACCGACCACATCCAGGTCGGCATGGTGGGCGTGAACGTGCCATTGCCAGTGCCTGTGGCTTATCACTCGTTCGGCGGTTGGAAGCGTTCGCTGTTTGGCGATCTGCACGCTTACGGTCCGGATGCTGTGCGTTTCTATACGAAGCGCAAGACGATCACGCAGCGTTGGCCTTCGGCTGGAGTGCGTGAGGGGACTATGTTCAGCTTTCCTAGCAGCAAGTAA
- a CDS encoding tripartite tricarboxylate transporter substrate binding protein — protein MSLSPRSALRTIAAAAAVMSVLSAPVAHADTGAYPNKPIRLIVPYAAGGSTDIIGRLLAQKMGENMGVSVVVDNKPGANGTIGCDYVAKQPADGYTIILGDVGCMAMAPGLYTKLPYNPLKDFSVVSLVGRSPLVLTVGAKSPLKSVADLTAAAKANPGKLNFPSSGTGGPNHLGAELYAMQANVKVTHVPYKGSAPSVVSLVAGETDFGFLTAVTINAQLNAGNVKALAVAHTERLPAMPNVPTFIEQGLKGFTADAWFMASVPVGTPQPVIDRLYKEIAKALPDAEVKTKFDSAGVLPSGLDPKASTAFLNDEVNKWRAVIKTANITLD, from the coding sequence ATGTCCCTTTCCCCACGTAGCGCACTGCGCACCATCGCCGCTGCTGCTGCAGTCATGTCCGTGTTGTCCGCACCGGTCGCTCATGCCGACACGGGCGCTTATCCCAACAAGCCGATCCGCCTGATCGTGCCTTACGCCGCTGGCGGCTCCACCGACATCATCGGCCGACTGCTCGCACAGAAGATGGGCGAGAACATGGGTGTCTCCGTGGTCGTGGACAACAAGCCCGGCGCGAACGGCACCATCGGCTGCGACTACGTGGCCAAGCAACCGGCAGACGGCTACACCATCATCCTCGGCGACGTGGGCTGCATGGCCATGGCACCCGGCCTGTACACCAAGCTGCCTTACAACCCGCTCAAGGACTTCAGCGTGGTGAGCCTCGTGGGCCGCAGCCCGCTGGTGCTGACCGTCGGCGCAAAGAGCCCGCTCAAGTCGGTCGCCGACCTGACCGCCGCCGCCAAGGCCAACCCCGGCAAGCTGAACTTCCCATCGTCGGGCACCGGCGGCCCCAACCACCTGGGCGCCGAGCTGTACGCGATGCAAGCCAACGTGAAGGTCACGCACGTTCCGTACAAGGGCAGCGCACCTTCCGTGGTGTCGCTCGTCGCTGGCGAGACCGACTTCGGTTTCCTCACCGCTGTCACCATCAATGCGCAACTCAACGCAGGCAACGTGAAGGCCCTGGCCGTCGCGCACACCGAGCGTCTGCCTGCCATGCCGAACGTGCCCACCTTCATCGAGCAAGGCCTGAAGGGCTTCACGGCCGATGCATGGTTCATGGCCTCCGTGCCCGTGGGCACACCACAACCCGTGATCGACCGCCTCTACAAGGAAATCGCCAAGGCCCTGCCCGACGCCGAAGTGAAGACCAAGTTCGACTCGGCAGGCGTGCTGCCGTCGGGTCTGGACCCCAAGGCTTCAACCGCGTTCCTGAACGATGAAGTGAACAAGTGGCGTGCGGTGATCAAGACGGCGAACATCACGTTGGATTGA
- a CDS encoding FadR/GntR family transcriptional regulator: MATKKSSSPMAIKQLKRSDLVAQEIKRMITERNLSPGDRLPRESELQAQFEVSKGTIREALKSLEVQGLITISTGPSGGGTIVEVPLDRTLQFMQNYLFFKEVTIDDIYAVRMMLEPELAAGAVPHLTEADFEALEHSIVCCDPTSSHGDLITQRREDVNFHDILAAANPNPFLRFTCELINEMIRQLIVFGNRTPQTEHRRFGEENANYHRDIVDAARERDVERVRALMVQHMQDATRSVKRMKGRIQGRLILDADSLRSPRAAVTLSTKAPPTRAAKAIPTKNPVKPRATKNTRISGTKVA, encoded by the coding sequence ATGGCAACCAAGAAGTCTTCTTCACCGATGGCGATCAAGCAGCTCAAACGCTCCGATCTGGTCGCCCAGGAAATCAAGCGCATGATCACCGAGCGCAATCTCAGCCCCGGTGACCGACTGCCGCGCGAAAGCGAATTGCAGGCCCAGTTCGAGGTCAGCAAGGGCACGATTCGCGAGGCGCTCAAGTCGCTTGAAGTGCAGGGCCTGATCACCATCTCCACCGGCCCATCGGGCGGTGGAACCATCGTCGAAGTGCCGCTCGATCGCACGCTGCAGTTCATGCAGAACTACCTGTTCTTCAAGGAAGTCACGATCGACGACATCTACGCCGTGCGCATGATGCTCGAACCCGAACTCGCCGCCGGTGCCGTACCGCATCTCACCGAGGCCGACTTCGAAGCGCTGGAGCACAGCATCGTCTGCTGCGACCCCACCTCAAGCCACGGAGACCTGATCACGCAGCGCCGCGAAGACGTGAACTTCCACGACATTCTTGCGGCGGCCAATCCCAACCCGTTCCTGCGTTTCACCTGCGAGCTGATCAACGAAATGATCCGTCAGCTCATCGTCTTCGGCAACCGCACGCCACAGACCGAGCACCGCCGCTTCGGCGAGGAAAACGCCAACTACCACCGCGACATCGTCGATGCCGCGCGCGAACGCGATGTGGAACGCGTGCGTGCGCTGATGGTGCAGCACATGCAGGATGCGACACGCTCCGTCAAACGCATGAAGGGCCGCATACAGGGCCGTTTGATTCTCGACGCCGACTCGCTGCGCAGCCCGCGTGCGGCGGTGACGCTAAGCACCAAAGCGCCGCCCACGAGAGCCGCGAAGGCCATTCCCACCAAAAATCCGGTCAAGCCACGCGCAACCAAAAACACCCGGATCAGCGGTACGAAAGTTGCTTGA
- a CDS encoding ABC transporter substrate-binding protein, with translation MQRRNFLQMSALGALPASLGLTHSAWAQAKDTIQFGCPVPMSGAFAANGKFADLGMKLAIEQYGKALNRPLGYTLLDTEGKPATAIRKVQDASQQGTKFFAGGILSSESLAMGKEAEKAGGIFITTAGADEITGKDCNSATFRWSVPTFGAIEQTVRPLLDAHPKAKRVYTITPQYVFGDGLLTAAKNIFKERGIEHVGNSYHSLTEKEFSGYLTNAVAAKPDVLLILNFGQQSSDTLRQAVSFGMNKNMTILIAWASGLEQFESLGADLCDGIYFGAQYWHTVDVPQNLDLVKRTNEKFKFNPNYSLAGSYICTKLMIDAIIKAGTVETKAVIAAMEGMKYQGLTGEEEIRKADHQVLKNYYLLKGKAKSKMKNKDDYADIVSSGKSFLAVDQTGCKMG, from the coding sequence ATGCAACGTCGCAACTTCCTGCAAATGTCCGCGCTCGGCGCACTGCCAGCCTCTCTCGGTCTCACGCACAGCGCGTGGGCTCAGGCCAAAGACACCATCCAGTTCGGCTGCCCGGTTCCCATGTCCGGTGCGTTTGCGGCCAACGGCAAGTTCGCCGATCTGGGCATGAAGCTCGCGATCGAGCAATACGGCAAGGCGCTCAATCGTCCGCTCGGCTACACGCTGCTGGACACCGAAGGCAAGCCCGCCACCGCCATCCGCAAGGTGCAGGACGCATCGCAGCAAGGCACAAAGTTTTTTGCAGGTGGCATTCTGTCGTCCGAGTCGCTCGCGATGGGCAAGGAAGCAGAAAAGGCTGGCGGCATTTTCATCACCACCGCAGGTGCCGATGAAATCACCGGAAAGGACTGCAACAGTGCAACGTTCCGCTGGTCCGTGCCCACCTTCGGTGCAATCGAGCAGACCGTGCGCCCCTTGTTGGACGCGCACCCCAAGGCCAAGCGCGTGTACACCATCACGCCGCAATACGTGTTCGGTGATGGCCTGCTCACCGCCGCCAAGAACATCTTCAAGGAACGCGGCATCGAGCACGTGGGCAACAGCTACCACTCGCTGACCGAAAAGGAATTCAGCGGCTACCTGACCAATGCTGTCGCCGCCAAGCCCGACGTGCTGCTGATCCTGAACTTCGGCCAGCAATCGTCCGACACGCTGCGTCAGGCGGTGAGCTTCGGCATGAACAAGAACATGACGATCCTGATCGCATGGGCCTCGGGTCTGGAGCAGTTCGAATCGCTGGGCGCAGACCTGTGTGACGGCATCTACTTCGGCGCGCAGTATTGGCACACCGTCGATGTGCCGCAGAATCTGGACCTCGTCAAACGCACCAACGAGAAGTTCAAGTTCAACCCCAACTACAGCTTGGCCGGATCGTATATCTGCACCAAGCTGATGATCGACGCCATCATCAAGGCCGGCACGGTGGAAACCAAGGCCGTGATCGCCGCGATGGAAGGCATGAAGTACCAGGGCCTGACCGGCGAAGAAGAAATCCGCAAGGCCGATCACCAGGTGCTCAAGAACTACTACCTGCTCAAGGGCAAGGCCAAGTCCAAGATGAAGAACAAGGACGACTACGCCGACATCGTGAGCTCCGGCAAGTCGTTCCTGGCGGTGGATCAGACCGGTTGCAAGATGGGTTGA
- a CDS encoding branched-chain amino acid ABC transporter permease: MSIYLLQTINGIGIGMLYFLLAVGLSIVFGLLRFVNFAHGTFYLLGAYFCYQMNQWGMSFWLSLIVVPVAVGAIGWITEKLILRHVYSKPHEFHILITVGFALIVQEVVIMIWGPLGDSVPTPDLLNGVVMWGSFIYPKYRLFVIGFTAVLAVIIWYVLEGTRLGSIVRAGSESTEMVALLGTNILAIFSLVFGLGVGLAALAGVLAAPIRGVSPFMGVEALGVAFVVVVVGGLGSFSGALVGGLLIGIVQSLMSTIWPPGASLMIYVAMAAVLLLRPNGLLGRQV, translated from the coding sequence ATGAGCATCTACCTGCTTCAAACGATCAACGGGATCGGCATCGGCATGCTGTACTTCCTGTTGGCGGTGGGGCTCTCCATCGTCTTCGGCCTGCTGCGCTTCGTCAACTTCGCGCACGGCACCTTCTATCTTCTGGGCGCTTACTTCTGCTACCAGATGAACCAGTGGGGAATGAGTTTCTGGCTCTCCCTCATCGTCGTGCCCGTAGCGGTCGGCGCCATCGGCTGGATCACCGAAAAACTCATCCTGCGACATGTCTATTCCAAGCCGCATGAATTCCACATTCTGATCACCGTGGGCTTTGCGCTCATCGTGCAGGAAGTCGTCATCATGATCTGGGGTCCGCTCGGGGACAGCGTGCCAACGCCCGATCTGCTCAACGGCGTGGTCATGTGGGGCAGCTTCATCTATCCCAAGTACCGTCTTTTCGTGATCGGCTTCACCGCCGTGCTGGCCGTGATCATCTGGTATGTGCTGGAAGGCACGCGCCTGGGCTCCATCGTGCGTGCGGGCAGTGAATCGACCGAAATGGTGGCGCTGCTCGGCACCAACATTCTGGCCATCTTCAGCCTCGTTTTCGGCCTTGGCGTGGGTCTTGCCGCGTTGGCTGGCGTGCTGGCGGCACCGATTCGCGGCGTGAGTCCGTTCATGGGGGTGGAAGCGCTGGGCGTGGCCTTTGTCGTGGTGGTCGTGGGTGGTCTGGGCAGCTTCAGCGGAGCGCTTGTGGGTGGCTTGCTGATCGGCATCGTTCAAAGTCTGATGAGCACCATCTGGCCGCCCGGCGCGAGTCTGATGATCTACGTGGCGATGGCGGCTGTGCTGCTGCTGCGTCCCAACGGCCTGCTGGGTCGCCAAGTCTGA
- a CDS encoding branched-chain amino acid ABC transporter permease: MNSKHYQFLIAVVIVIAMPLFMKSGSLASEVLIYALAAMACNLLLGYTGLLSFGQGVFFGLGSYTLGIMLTRLPISMPLALLAAVVMGGIGAAIVGWVAIRQKGTYFVMLTLAFAQMFYFVAYSASDLTGGDNGLMDIPRKSLTLGGQTILPLETPWQYYSFVAVLFLIVYWLLRRVSDSIFGRTLLAVRDNEERAAAVGYNLRLLKLQAFVISGAVTGLAGALHALMTGIAPLSNAEYHTSEMILVMTVIGGTGNLLASLLGAAFYVLLGDWLSTLWPRWLLILGVVLMVVSLGMQGGLWGLCQKLWQLVRGKKSNDGDGTAAQADAKGGHA, translated from the coding sequence ATGAATTCCAAGCATTACCAATTTTTGATTGCGGTGGTGATCGTCATCGCCATGCCGCTGTTCATGAAGTCCGGCTCGCTCGCGAGCGAGGTGCTGATCTACGCGCTGGCCGCCATGGCCTGCAATCTGCTGCTCGGCTACACCGGTCTGCTGTCATTCGGCCAGGGCGTGTTCTTTGGGCTGGGCAGCTACACGCTGGGCATCATGCTCACGCGTTTGCCGATCTCCATGCCGCTGGCGCTGCTCGCTGCGGTGGTGATGGGCGGCATCGGCGCGGCCATCGTCGGCTGGGTTGCCATTCGCCAGAAGGGCACCTACTTCGTGATGCTGACGCTCGCGTTCGCGCAGATGTTCTACTTCGTCGCGTACAGCGCAAGCGACCTGACCGGTGGTGACAATGGTCTGATGGACATCCCGCGCAAGTCGCTCACGCTGGGCGGTCAAACCATTCTGCCGCTGGAGACGCCGTGGCAGTACTACAGCTTCGTCGCCGTGCTGTTCCTCATCGTCTACTGGCTGCTGCGCCGCGTGTCCGACTCGATCTTCGGCCGCACGCTGCTGGCTGTGCGCGACAACGAAGAACGCGCCGCCGCCGTCGGCTACAACCTGCGTCTGCTGAAGCTGCAGGCCTTCGTGATCTCCGGTGCCGTCACAGGTCTGGCGGGTGCGCTGCACGCACTGATGACGGGCATTGCGCCGTTGTCCAACGCCGAATACCACACCAGCGAAATGATCCTCGTGATGACGGTGATTGGCGGCACGGGCAATCTGCTGGCATCGCTGCTCGGTGCTGCGTTCTACGTGCTGCTGGGCGATTGGCTGTCCACGCTGTGGCCGCGCTGGCTGCTGATTCTGGGCGTGGTGCTGATGGTCGTGAGCCTTGGCATGCAGGGCGGGCTTTGGGGTCTGTGCCAGAAGCTGTGGCAACTGGTGCGTGGCAAGAAATCGAATGACGGTGATGGCACGGCGGCGCAAGCCGATGCCAAGGGAGGCCACGCATGA
- a CDS encoding ABC transporter ATP-binding protein has translation MTTTTTRTTTANNNPILLEAVGVEKRYDKFVALGGVDIKVRANTVHSVIGPNGAGKTTLFHMLTGTKTVSGGKIVFDGHDVTREPDHVRVRRGMARSFQVTSLFLTLPVRENLRLAAQGVSPAQALNCWRSPVGNLSRKDTVASVLAKIGMERFADTPAGNLSHGQQRRLEVGMALAAKPKAIFLDEPTSGMGIDDLDEMKHLIQSLKTEHTVVLIEHNMNIVMDISDTITVMQQGRVLAEGLPNDIRNDDRVRKAYLGNMITGGKA, from the coding sequence ATGACGACTACAACGACAAGAACAACGACGGCAAACAACAATCCCATTCTGCTCGAAGCCGTGGGGGTGGAAAAGCGCTATGACAAGTTCGTGGCGCTGGGTGGCGTGGACATCAAGGTGCGCGCCAACACCGTGCACTCCGTCATCGGCCCGAACGGCGCGGGAAAGACCACGCTGTTCCACATGCTTACCGGCACCAAAACGGTGAGCGGCGGAAAAATCGTTTTCGATGGCCATGACGTAACACGCGAGCCAGACCATGTGCGCGTGCGCCGTGGCATGGCGCGCTCGTTCCAGGTGACCAGTCTGTTCCTCACGCTGCCCGTGCGCGAGAACCTGCGTCTCGCGGCGCAAGGCGTGTCGCCCGCGCAGGCACTCAATTGCTGGCGATCGCCCGTCGGTAACCTGTCGCGCAAGGATACGGTCGCCAGCGTGCTCGCCAAGATCGGCATGGAGCGCTTTGCCGACACGCCCGCAGGCAATCTCTCGCACGGTCAGCAGCGCCGTCTTGAAGTTGGCATGGCGCTTGCAGCCAAGCCCAAGGCCATCTTTCTGGACGAACCGACATCGGGCATGGGCATCGACGACCTGGACGAGATGAAGCATCTCATCCAGAGCCTCAAGACCGAGCACACGGTGGTTCTCATCGAACACAACATGAACATCGTCATGGACATTTCCGACACCATCACCGTGATGCAGCAAGGTCGCGTGCTGGCCGAAGGCTTGCCCAACGACATCCGCAACGATGACCGCGTGCGCAAGGCCTATCTTGGCAACATGATCACCGGAGGAAAGGCATGA
- a CDS encoding ABC transporter ATP-binding protein yields MTAPILQVESIHAHYGKSHVLQGVSLHVNDGELVTLLGRNGAGKTTTLKCIAGAMLPSQGQIRFAGEVTSKLATHQVAQRGICLVPEHRGIFKLLTVEENLMLGQRKSSPWQLDDIYKIFPRLKERRTNGGGQLSGGEQQMLAIGRALMNAPRLLMLDEPVEGLAPVIVEEIVAQLKVIKAAGVSIVLVEQNLEVCTQLADRHYIIEQGSVVHEATNAEFIADEAVKDRYLGVGMA; encoded by the coding sequence ATGACGGCACCGATTCTTCAAGTCGAAAGCATCCACGCACACTATGGCAAAAGCCACGTGCTGCAAGGCGTTTCGCTGCATGTGAACGACGGCGAACTGGTCACGCTGCTGGGGCGCAACGGCGCGGGCAAGACCACCACGCTCAAATGCATTGCGGGGGCGATGCTGCCGTCGCAAGGCCAGATCCGTTTTGCAGGCGAAGTGACCAGCAAGCTCGCAACCCATCAGGTGGCGCAGCGCGGCATCTGTCTGGTGCCTGAACATCGCGGCATCTTCAAGCTGCTGACGGTGGAAGAGAACCTGATGCTCGGGCAGCGCAAATCATCGCCCTGGCAACTGGATGACATCTACAAGATTTTTCCGCGCCTCAAGGAGCGCCGCACCAACGGTGGCGGTCAGCTTTCGGGCGGCGAGCAGCAGATGCTGGCGATTGGCCGCGCGCTGATGAACGCGCCGCGTCTGCTGATGCTGGACGAGCCCGTGGAAGGCCTCGCGCCGGTGATCGTGGAAGAGATCGTCGCGCAGCTCAAGGTGATCAAGGCGGCGGGTGTGTCCATCGTGCTGGTCGAGCAGAACCTCGAGGTTTGCACGCAGCTCGCAGATCGCCACTACATCATCGAGCAGGGTTCGGTGGTGCATGAGGCGACGAATGCGGAATTCATCGCAGATGAGGCGGTGAAAGACAGATACCTTGGTGTTGGCATGGCCTGA